A portion of the Punica granatum isolate Tunisia-2019 chromosome 7, ASM765513v2, whole genome shotgun sequence genome contains these proteins:
- the LOC116215371 gene encoding LOW QUALITY PROTEIN: pentatricopeptide repeat-containing protein At4g01570-like (The sequence of the model RefSeq protein was modified relative to this genomic sequence to represent the inferred CDS: inserted 1 base in 1 codon): protein MSVNANILRKHGTTQLAEILLEASVTKSLAVSGTGDLDPHSVPLSESLLHRVLRSPSLHPSKKLELFAWARSVPSLGHFYKHSAGTYSLMFYTLCRSDHLEEVPPLINLMKEDGVVVDSWTFKLVLDSLIRAGKFDAALDILGHMEELGVKPNSRMYDSVLVAFVRKGKLGLALSMFCKLLDASDFNSSSTDGVHVGSVPGLTACNELLGALKKADMRAEFRDLFCKLREKDWFELDTVGYNICIHGFGCWGDLTTSLKLFEEMKAKSLKSGSFGPDLCTYNSLIQVLCLSAKVKDALTVYEEMKGSGHEPDSFTYRILIQGCSKSYRMDDAMRIHGEMEYNGFRPDVVVYNALLDGLLKSRRVVEACGLFEKLVEDGVRASCCTYNILIDGLFKNGRAEGAYTLFCDLKKKGHFVDGITYSIVVIQLCKEGLVDEAFDLVKEMEARGFVVDLVTVTSLLIGFHKHGYWDGAEMLMKHIRDGNLVPNVLKWKANMEAVMKNPQSRRKDYTPLFPSRGDLSEVMSLISSSELGREVEETVNVDDNDEWSSSPYMDQLASKAKSGDLAPQLFSIPKAERVLSKGVDSFDIDMVNTFLSIFLAKGKIXLACKLFEIFTDMGVDPTSYTYNSIMSSFVKKGYLSEAWSVLNEMGEKICPWDIATYNAIIQGLGKMGRADLASSVHDKLIKHGGYLDIVMYNTLINALGSAGRIEEACGLFGQMRASGIKPDVVTFNTLIKVHTKAGKLKEAYKFLRMMLDEGCSPNHVTDTTLDLLGREIEKLRYRKASIMGPHEDDSN, encoded by the exons ATGTCCGTCAACGCGAACATCCTCCGGAAGCACGGGACGACCCAGCTGGCCGAAATCCTCCTCGAGGCTTCCGTCACCAAATCCCTCGCCGTCTCCGGCACCGGGGATCTCGACCCGCACAGCGTCCCGCTCTCCGAGTCACTCCTCCACCGTGTCCTCCGCTCCCCCTCCCTCCACCCCTCAAAGAAGCTCGAGCTCTTCGCATGGGCGAGAAGCGTCCCTTCTCTCGGGCATTTCTACAAACACTCGGCGGGCACCTACTCCCTCATGTTCTACACCCTCTGCCGCTCCGATCACCTCGAGGAAGTGCCGCCGTTGATCAACCTGATGAAGGAGGATGGCGTCGTCGTCGATTCTTGGACTTTCAAGTTGGTCCTCGACTCATTGATCCGCGCGGGCAAGTTCGACGCTGCGCTCGATATCCTTGGCCACATGGAGGAGCTCGGCGTGAAGCCGAATTCCCGCATGTATGACTCCGTCCTCGTCGCCTTCGTTAGGAAAGGTAAGTTGGGTCTAGCTCTATCCATGTTTTGCAAGCTACTGGATGCGTCTGATTTTAATTCTAGCTCTACCGATGGCGTCCATGTTGGATCGGTTCCGGGTTTGACTGCGTGCAATGAGCTGTTGGGTGCACTTAAAAAAGCTGATATGAGGGCAGAGTTTAGGGATTTGTTCTGTAAGTTGAGGGAAAAGGATTGGTTCGAGTTGGATACAGTCGGTTACAATATCTGCATTCATGGGTTCGGGTGTTGGGGCGATTTGACCACTTCGTTGAAGCTTTTCGAGGAGATGAAGGCAAAGAGCCTCAAGTCAGGCTCTTTCGGGCCCGACTTGTGCACCTACAATAGCTTAATTCAGGTGCTTTGCCTCTCGGCCAAGGTGAAAGACGCGCTCACAGTTTATGAGGAAATGAAGGGTTCAGGCCACGAGCCTGACTCGTTCACGTACCGGATCCTGATCCAGGGATGCTCAAAGTCGTACCGGATGGATGATGCCATGAGAATTCATGGTGAGATGGAGTATAACGGGTTTCGGCCTGACGTGGTAGTTTATAATGCTCTCCTTGATGGTCTTCTTAAGTCCAGGAGAGTCGTGGAGGCCTGCGGACTCTTTGAGAAGTTGGTCGAGGATGGAGTTAGGGCTTCATGTTGCACTTATAATATCCTAATTGATGGACTATTTAAGAACGGAAGGGCCGAGGGAGCTTATACTCTGTTCTGTGACTTGAAGAAGAAGGGTCATTTTGTGGATGGCATTACTTACAGCATTGTGGTAATTCAGCTTTGCAAAGAAGGTCTGGTCGACGAAGCCTTTGACTTGGTTAAAGAAATGGAAGCCCGGGGTTTTGTCGTTGACTTGGTGACTGTAACTTCCCTACTAATTGGGTTTCACAAACATGGTTATTGGGATGGCGCAGAGATGCTAATGAAGCACATTAGGGATGGAAATTTGGTGCCAAACGTACTCAAGTGGAAGGCAAATATGGAGGCTGTGATGAAGAACCCGCAGAGTAGGAGAAAGGATTACACTCCTCTATTTCCATCTCGGGGTGACCTTAGTGAGGTAATGAGTTTAATCAGCTCCTCTGAGTTAGGAAGAGAAGTTGAGGAGACTGTCAATGTTGATGATAATGACGAATGGTCATCTTCTCCGTATATGGACCAACTCGCCAGTAAAGCGAAGTCAGGGGACCTGGCACCTCAGCTTTTTTCAATTCCAAAGGCTGAACGAGTTTTAAGTAAAGGAGTGGATTCATTCGATATTGATATGGTGAACACCTTCTTGTCGATCTTTTTGGCAAAAGGGAAGA GCTTGGCTTGTAAGTTGTTTGAGATATTCACAGACATGGGTGTAGACCCCACGAGTTATACCTACAACTCCATCATGAGCTCTTTCGTCAAAAAGGGCTATCTCAGCGAAGCGTGGAGTGTTCTCAATGAGATGGGCGAGAAAATTTGCCCTTGGGACATAGCAACCTATAATGCAATAATTCAGGGGCTAGGGAAGATGGGGAGGGCTGACCTTGCAAGTTCAGTCCATGATAAGTTGATTAAGCACGGGGGTTACTTAGACATCGTTATGTATAACACTCTGATAAATGCATTGGGAAGTGCTGGGAGGATTGAGGAAGCTTGTGGACTCTTCGGGCAAATGAGGGCCAGCGGAATAAAGCCTGATGTCGTGACCTTTAATACCCTTATTAAGGTTCACACAAAAGCAGGTAAGTTGAAGGAGGCATATAAGTTCTTGAGGATGATGCTTGATGAGGGTTGCTCCCCGAATCATGTGACAGACACCACCTTGGATTTGCTCGGGAGGGAAATTGAGAAGTTGAGGTATAGAAAAGCTTCAATCATGGGACCACATGAAGATGATTCCAACTAA